Proteins encoded within one genomic window of Balaenoptera musculus isolate JJ_BM4_2016_0621 chromosome 12, mBalMus1.pri.v3, whole genome shotgun sequence:
- the LOC118905314 gene encoding oocyte-expressed protein homolog, producing MVDDVGAAEARGDGLLGFPLPPPRIRSRPWWFPVQELRNPLVFSLEAWLADSIFGPDRAVVPEMEWMSQALLTVDTVHAGKLVEVTVFGRPAVQRRVKSVLLSLASSHREQRARAEKMERLEEFLKAQAPGPQVPQRPVA from the exons ATGGTCGACGACGTGGGCGCTGCCGAGGCTCGTGGGGACGGGCTGCTGGGGTTCCCACTTCCGCCGCCACGGATTCGCTCCCGGCCGTGGTGGTTTCCTGTGCAGGAGCTGAGGAACCCGCTGGTGTTTTCTTTGGAGGCGTGGCTGGCCGACTCGATCTTCG GCCCAGACCGAGCCGTGGTTCCGGAAATGGAGTGGATGAGCCAGGCCCTGCTGACGGTGGACACAGTTCACGCCGGGAAGTTGGTGGAAGTCACCGTCTTCGGGCGGCCGGCTGTCCAGCGCCGGGTGAAGAGCGTGCTCCTGAGCCTGGCGTCGAGTCACCGGGAGCAGCGCGCCCGAG ctGAGAAGATGGAACGACTCGAGGAGTTCTTGAAGGCCCAGGCACCAGGTCCCCAGGTCCCCCAGCGTCCTGTTGCATAA